The following proteins come from a genomic window of Microbacterium lemovicicum:
- the ftsW gene encoding putative lipid II flippase FtsW, with the protein MAGTTQTRTRPPALPPETPARAGLAARVSLGRVFAPVPSEFLLIASTALLLTGFGLVMVLSATTATATAAGQPPYEAVIKQAVFAVIGIPLMFIASRLPIAFWKRIAWPSLIGATAFQMLVFVPGLGVEANGNRNWVQIAGLQFQPAEFLKITLALWIGYVLFRKRTLLGLWRHVFIPLVPVSVLVIATVMAGHDMGTAMILAIVVLGALFFSGVKLRIFILPLIAAGFGAFLFAVNSPDRMRRILSFLNPNCLDDYFNDCYQPLHGIWGLANGGVFGLGLGNSKEKYDWLPAAANDYIFAIVGEELGLIGCAVVLALFALFAVGAFHVIRKTDDPFVRIVSGGITMWIVGQALINIGVVLRLFPVLGVPLPFMSQGGTSLLSVLLASGVLLSFARSLPAKTATLAPRAPMAARAPRAKISR; encoded by the coding sequence ATGGCCGGCACGACGCAGACCCGGACTCGACCCCCGGCTCTTCCCCCTGAGACCCCGGCGCGCGCAGGTCTCGCCGCGCGGGTGTCGCTCGGCCGGGTCTTCGCCCCGGTGCCGAGCGAATTCCTCCTCATCGCCTCCACGGCGCTGCTGCTGACCGGCTTCGGACTCGTGATGGTGCTGTCGGCGACGACCGCCACGGCGACCGCCGCCGGACAGCCGCCGTACGAGGCCGTCATCAAGCAGGCGGTCTTCGCGGTCATCGGCATCCCGCTGATGTTCATCGCGAGCCGGCTGCCGATCGCCTTCTGGAAGCGCATCGCCTGGCCCTCGCTGATCGGCGCCACGGCCTTCCAGATGCTCGTGTTCGTGCCGGGGCTCGGCGTCGAGGCCAACGGAAACCGCAACTGGGTGCAGATCGCCGGTCTGCAGTTCCAGCCGGCCGAGTTCCTCAAGATCACCCTGGCTCTGTGGATCGGCTACGTCCTGTTCCGCAAGCGCACGCTGCTCGGGCTGTGGCGCCACGTGTTCATCCCGCTGGTGCCCGTCTCGGTGCTCGTCATCGCCACCGTCATGGCCGGTCACGACATGGGCACGGCGATGATCCTCGCCATCGTCGTGCTCGGCGCGCTGTTCTTCTCGGGCGTCAAGCTCCGGATCTTCATCCTGCCGCTCATCGCCGCGGGATTCGGCGCGTTCCTCTTCGCCGTCAACAGCCCCGACCGCATGCGCCGGATCCTGAGCTTCCTCAACCCGAACTGCCTCGACGACTACTTCAACGACTGCTACCAGCCGCTGCACGGCATCTGGGGTCTCGCCAACGGCGGCGTGTTCGGCCTGGGGCTCGGCAACTCCAAGGAGAAGTACGACTGGCTGCCGGCAGCTGCGAACGACTACATCTTCGCCATCGTGGGGGAGGAGCTGGGGCTGATCGGATGCGCCGTGGTCCTCGCGCTCTTCGCCCTCTTCGCGGTCGGCGCCTTCCACGTCATCCGCAAGACCGACGACCCGTTCGTGCGCATCGTCTCGGGCGGCATCACGATGTGGATCGTCGGCCAGGCCCTCATCAACATCGGCGTCGTGCTGCGCCTGTTCCCCGTGCTCGGCGTCCCGCTGCCGTTCATGTCGCAAGGAGGAACGTCGCTGCTGTCGGTGCTCCTCGCCTCCGGGGTGCTGCTGTCGTTCGCGCGCTCACTGCCCGCGAAGACCGCGACCCTCGCGCCGCGTGCACCGATGGCCGCGCGCGCGCCGCGTGCGAAGATCTCCCGGTGA
- a CDS encoding UDP-N-acetylglucosamine--N-acetylmuramyl-(pentapeptide) pyrophosphoryl-undecaprenol N-acetylglucosamine transferase: MSSSDPSRTYLLAGGGTAGHVNPLLAVADALRAREPEAEILVLGTREGLEARLVPERGYELLFVDKVPFPRRPDRAAAAFPSRFRRAIGQVRGHIVSRGVDVVVGFGGYASAPAYVAARRARVPVVVHEANAKPGLANVLGARTAAAVGVAFDGTPLARAQVVGMPLRREVVDLDRDALRAEAAAHFGLRAELPTLLVFGGSLGAARLNAAFGPVAGGEAWRAVRDAGWQLLHVTGERSELVDPEAEGYALRRYVDRMDLAYALADLIVSRAGAATVSEISALGIPAVYVPYAVGNGEQALNARSAVKAGAARLILDAEFTGDRVRSEIVPLLADAAARTRMTDAAAAAGERSGAENVVALIDQALAGDR, from the coding sequence GTGAGTTCCTCCGACCCGTCCCGCACGTATCTGCTCGCCGGCGGCGGAACAGCCGGCCACGTCAACCCGCTGCTCGCCGTCGCCGACGCGCTGCGTGCGCGCGAGCCGGAGGCCGAGATCCTCGTCCTCGGCACGCGGGAGGGCCTGGAGGCCCGGCTCGTGCCCGAGCGCGGCTACGAGCTCCTCTTCGTCGACAAGGTGCCGTTCCCGCGGCGCCCGGATCGCGCCGCAGCGGCCTTCCCCAGCCGGTTCCGCCGCGCCATCGGGCAGGTGCGCGGCCACATCGTCAGCCGCGGCGTCGACGTCGTGGTCGGCTTCGGCGGCTACGCCTCGGCGCCGGCCTACGTCGCCGCGCGCCGCGCGCGCGTGCCCGTCGTGGTTCACGAGGCCAACGCCAAGCCGGGCCTCGCGAATGTGCTCGGCGCGCGGACGGCCGCCGCCGTCGGTGTGGCCTTCGACGGCACGCCCCTGGCGCGTGCGCAGGTCGTGGGCATGCCGCTGCGGCGCGAAGTCGTGGACCTCGACCGTGACGCGCTCCGCGCGGAGGCCGCCGCCCACTTCGGCCTGCGCGCCGAACTGCCCACGCTCCTCGTGTTCGGCGGCTCCCTCGGCGCCGCCCGCCTCAACGCCGCCTTCGGCCCCGTCGCGGGAGGCGAGGCGTGGCGCGCCGTGCGCGATGCCGGATGGCAGCTGCTGCACGTCACGGGAGAGCGCTCCGAGCTCGTCGATCCGGAGGCGGAGGGCTACGCCCTGCGCCGCTACGTCGACCGCATGGATCTCGCGTACGCCCTCGCGGACCTGATCGTCTCGCGGGCGGGGGCCGCCACGGTGAGCGAGATCAGCGCCCTCGGCATCCCGGCGGTCTACGTCCCGTACGCCGTCGGCAACGGCGAGCAGGCGCTGAACGCGCGGTCCGCGGTGAAGGCCGGCGCGGCGCGTCTCATCCTCGACGCGGAGTTCACGGGCGACCGGGTGCGCTCGGAGATCGTCCCGCTGCTGGCCGACGCGGCGGCGCGGACGCGGATGACGGATGCCGCGGCCGCCGCCGGCGAGCGATCGGGCGCCGAGAACGTGGTGGCCCTGATCGACCAGGCCCTCGCGGGCGATCGGTAG
- the murC gene encoding UDP-N-acetylmuramate--L-alanine ligase, which produces MITPDLTLPIPERIEAAHFIGIGGSGMSGLARMFLARGIRVSGSDRADSPGLRRLEALGATVHVGHDAANLGDADTVIHTGAIWPENPEFVLGKERGMPVIHRSQALHWLIGGRRLVSVAGAHGKTTSTGMIVTALQALGADPSFVNGGVITSLGASSDTGADPLFVIEADESDGTFLLYDTSIALVTNVDPDHLDHYGSEDSFVEAFARFANEARESVVISADDPGAQRVTALLTHPNVITFGEADAATLRLRDIRTDGPVSFTLEHEGRSFVAQLAVPGAHNAVNAVGAVAVLVSLGYDVEPALRAVEGFAGTARRFELHDVVRGVSVFDDYAHHPTEVAAALAAARTVVGDGRLIALHQPHTYSRTQLMAAEFAGVLEHYADHTVVLDVYGAREDPIPGVTGELVSSAFADPGHVHYVADWDQAARYTAAVARDGDYVITLGCGNVNLIIPQVLEALATADAGE; this is translated from the coding sequence ATGATCACACCCGACCTCACCCTGCCGATCCCCGAGCGGATCGAGGCGGCCCACTTCATCGGCATCGGCGGGTCGGGCATGTCCGGCCTCGCGCGCATGTTCCTGGCCCGCGGCATCCGCGTGTCCGGATCCGACCGTGCCGACAGCCCGGGCCTGCGCCGGCTCGAGGCGCTGGGGGCGACGGTGCACGTCGGCCATGACGCCGCGAACCTCGGCGACGCCGACACGGTGATCCACACGGGCGCCATCTGGCCTGAGAACCCGGAGTTCGTGCTGGGCAAGGAGCGCGGGATGCCGGTCATCCACCGCTCGCAGGCGCTGCACTGGCTCATCGGCGGACGCCGGCTCGTCTCGGTCGCCGGCGCGCACGGCAAGACGACCTCCACCGGCATGATCGTCACGGCCCTGCAGGCGCTCGGTGCCGATCCGAGCTTCGTCAACGGCGGCGTCATCACGTCGCTCGGGGCCTCCAGCGACACCGGCGCAGACCCGCTGTTCGTCATCGAGGCCGACGAGTCCGACGGCACCTTCCTGCTGTACGACACCTCGATCGCGCTCGTGACCAACGTCGATCCCGACCACCTCGACCACTACGGCAGCGAGGACAGCTTCGTCGAGGCGTTCGCGCGCTTCGCGAACGAGGCGCGGGAGTCCGTCGTCATCTCGGCCGACGACCCCGGCGCGCAGCGCGTGACCGCCCTGCTCACGCACCCGAACGTCATCACCTTCGGCGAAGCGGACGCCGCGACCCTGCGTCTGCGCGACATCCGCACCGACGGACCCGTGTCCTTCACCCTCGAACACGAGGGGCGCTCCTTCGTCGCGCAGCTCGCCGTGCCCGGCGCGCACAACGCGGTCAACGCCGTGGGGGCCGTGGCCGTGCTCGTCAGCCTCGGCTACGACGTGGAGCCCGCGCTGCGCGCCGTCGAGGGCTTCGCGGGCACGGCCCGGCGCTTCGAGCTGCACGACGTCGTCCGCGGCGTCAGCGTGTTCGACGACTACGCCCACCACCCGACGGAGGTCGCCGCGGCGCTGGCGGCGGCGCGCACCGTCGTCGGCGACGGCCGGCTCATCGCGCTGCACCAGCCGCACACCTACTCCCGCACGCAGCTGATGGCGGCCGAGTTCGCCGGCGTGCTGGAGCACTACGCCGACCACACCGTCGTGCTCGACGTCTACGGCGCACGCGAGGACCCGATCCCCGGGGTGACGGGGGAGCTCGTCAGCTCCGCCTTCGCCGACCCCGGCCACGTGCACTACGTGGCCGACTGGGATCAGGCCGCCCGCTACACCGCCGCCGTGGCGCGCGACGGCGACTACGTCATCACCCTCGGCTGCGGCAACGTGAACCTGATCATCCCGCAGGTGCTCGAAGCGCTCGCGACCGCAGACGCGGGGGAGTGA
- a CDS encoding UDP-N-acetylmuramoyl-tripeptide--D-alanyl-D-alanine ligase has product MIALTLTEVASAIGGELHLRGADTPDTVVRGTVDTDSRNIGPGDVFVAKPGETTDGHLFVSVAADAGAAAAVVERVVTEASVSQIVVPDVVTALADLARAVVARVRAHGDLRIVGITGSNGKTTTKNMLARILSDEGETVAPRASFNNEVGAPLTMLRVDDHTRFLVSEFGASGPGAIAHLAGLVEPDISVVLMVGMAHAGGFGGIEATRAAKSELIEATRRGGTAVLNADDPRVAGMASIAAERGMSVRWFGRGASADVRADDVEVTADGTRCTAVVDGVPHALHLRVLGEHHVMNALAALATATVLGVAPDAAIGRLEELQLAERWRMEPLGSERVRIINDAYNASPDSMSAALRTLAQITGPDERTVAVLGAMSELGEWDGEEHDRVGLLAVRLGIQRIVVVGAAARRMFLEAISQGSWDGEAVFFPDADEAYDYLTGELRDGDRVLVKSSNAAGLRFLGDRLGEFFS; this is encoded by the coding sequence ATGATCGCCCTCACACTCACTGAAGTCGCCTCCGCCATCGGGGGAGAGCTCCACCTCCGCGGAGCAGACACGCCCGACACGGTGGTCCGCGGCACCGTCGACACCGACTCCCGCAACATCGGCCCCGGCGACGTCTTCGTCGCCAAGCCCGGTGAGACCACCGACGGCCACCTCTTCGTCTCGGTCGCGGCCGACGCCGGTGCGGCGGCGGCCGTCGTGGAGCGGGTGGTGACGGAGGCATCCGTCTCCCAGATCGTCGTCCCCGACGTCGTGACCGCCCTCGCCGACCTCGCCCGCGCGGTGGTCGCGCGCGTGCGCGCGCACGGCGACCTGCGCATCGTGGGCATCACCGGCTCCAACGGCAAGACGACGACCAAGAACATGCTCGCCCGCATCCTCTCCGACGAAGGGGAGACGGTCGCGCCGCGCGCCTCGTTCAACAACGAGGTCGGCGCCCCGCTCACGATGCTGCGCGTCGACGACCACACCCGCTTCCTCGTCAGCGAATTCGGCGCCAGCGGCCCGGGGGCGATCGCGCACCTCGCCGGCCTCGTCGAGCCGGACATCAGCGTCGTGCTGATGGTGGGCATGGCCCACGCCGGCGGCTTCGGGGGCATCGAGGCGACGCGCGCGGCGAAGTCCGAGCTCATCGAGGCGACGCGCCGCGGCGGCACGGCGGTGCTGAACGCCGACGACCCGCGCGTCGCGGGCATGGCCTCGATCGCCGCCGAGCGCGGCATGTCGGTCCGGTGGTTCGGGCGCGGCGCCTCCGCCGACGTCCGCGCCGACGACGTCGAGGTCACCGCCGACGGCACCCGCTGCACCGCCGTGGTCGATGGCGTGCCGCATGCGCTGCATCTGCGCGTGCTCGGCGAGCACCACGTCATGAACGCCCTCGCGGCGCTGGCCACGGCCACCGTGCTCGGCGTCGCCCCCGACGCCGCCATCGGGCGCCTCGAGGAGCTGCAGCTGGCCGAGCGCTGGCGGATGGAGCCCCTGGGCTCCGAGCGCGTGCGCATCATCAACGACGCCTACAACGCCAGCCCCGACTCGATGTCCGCGGCGCTGCGCACCCTCGCGCAGATCACCGGCCCCGACGAGCGCACCGTCGCCGTGCTCGGCGCGATGAGCGAGCTCGGCGAATGGGACGGCGAGGAGCACGACCGCGTCGGCCTGCTCGCCGTGCGCCTGGGCATCCAGCGCATCGTGGTCGTCGGCGCCGCCGCGCGCCGGATGTTCCTCGAGGCCATCAGCCAGGGCTCGTGGGACGGCGAGGCCGTCTTCTTCCCTGACGCCGACGAGGCGTACGACTACCTGACGGGCGAGCTCCGCGACGGAGACCGCGTGCTGGTGAAGTCGTCCAACGCCGCGGGGCTCCGCTTCCTCGGGGATCGTCTGGGAGAATTCTTCTCGTGA
- a CDS encoding peptidoglycan D,D-transpeptidase FtsI family protein, giving the protein MTTRATRSPRRRTVTALFIVLVVLVAFIVRLVDIQVVNADEHVEDSIALGLGNSHTLWGTRGEIVDESGQELAGSILLYDAQLSPLNVKNFQRTDADGTKLTVPVADTAAKIASVTGQTAEEVTAIVEDALAADPDSQYASLKKGISTEMYRQLVDLKLPFIYFTPHPARTYPDGAVAGNLVGFMGSDGEALGGIEKTQDACLAASDGLQKFQQGKDGVVIPGTEVTDPAIDGGTLQLTINKDLNWYLQQLAAEQGQDMGAQRATITVVEVKTGKIRAAAEWPAMDPNNVSASDPADRYSHIFTDTFEPGSTFKSLTAAALIDGAGQTPASTVMAPDQVTFANGARVRDGHPHADLDYTLTGVLIDSSNVGISTFSERMSTQARYDYLKNFGIGQGSAVDYEGQATGTLYPADEWGAQTAYNTTFGQAVTTTVPELMGAYAAIANDGTRMPLSLVESCTKPDGTVVTPDLPDPVQVISPESSKQMREMLENVATQANYGQEIGVPGYRIAVKTGTGEKSDGKGGYKAGLYFTTMIGFVPADDPQYLVAVTLDEPTVVRSSTANASAFQKAITQVVKTYRVMPATSEGPQLPAFG; this is encoded by the coding sequence ATGACGACCCGAGCCACACGCAGCCCGCGCCGCCGCACCGTCACCGCCCTCTTCATCGTCCTGGTCGTCCTCGTCGCCTTCATCGTGCGACTGGTCGACATCCAGGTCGTCAACGCCGACGAGCACGTCGAGGACTCGATCGCCCTCGGCCTCGGCAACTCGCACACGCTGTGGGGCACGCGGGGCGAGATCGTCGACGAGTCCGGACAGGAGCTCGCCGGCAGCATCCTGCTCTACGACGCGCAGCTGAGCCCCCTCAACGTCAAGAACTTCCAGCGCACGGATGCCGACGGCACCAAGCTCACCGTGCCCGTGGCCGACACGGCCGCGAAGATCGCCTCGGTCACCGGTCAGACCGCGGAGGAGGTGACCGCCATCGTGGAGGACGCGCTGGCGGCCGACCCCGACTCGCAGTACGCGTCGCTGAAGAAGGGCATCTCCACCGAGATGTACCGCCAGCTCGTTGACCTGAAGCTGCCCTTCATCTACTTCACGCCGCATCCCGCCCGCACCTACCCCGACGGCGCCGTGGCCGGCAACCTCGTGGGCTTCATGGGATCGGACGGCGAAGCGCTCGGAGGCATCGAGAAGACGCAGGATGCCTGCCTCGCAGCCTCCGACGGCCTGCAGAAGTTCCAGCAGGGCAAGGACGGCGTCGTGATCCCGGGCACCGAGGTCACCGACCCCGCGATCGACGGCGGCACGCTCCAGCTGACCATCAACAAGGACCTCAACTGGTATCTCCAGCAGCTCGCCGCCGAGCAGGGCCAGGACATGGGCGCCCAGCGGGCGACGATCACCGTCGTCGAGGTGAAGACCGGAAAGATCCGCGCCGCCGCGGAGTGGCCCGCGATGGACCCGAACAACGTGTCGGCCTCCGACCCCGCCGATCGGTACAGCCACATCTTCACCGACACCTTCGAGCCCGGGTCGACCTTCAAGTCGCTGACCGCCGCCGCGCTCATCGACGGCGCCGGCCAGACGCCGGCCTCGACCGTCATGGCCCCCGATCAGGTGACCTTCGCCAACGGCGCCCGCGTCCGCGACGGACACCCGCACGCCGACCTGGACTACACGCTGACCGGCGTGCTGATCGACTCCTCGAACGTCGGCATCTCGACCTTCAGCGAGCGGATGTCGACCCAGGCCCGCTACGACTACCTGAAGAACTTCGGCATCGGCCAGGGCAGCGCGGTCGACTACGAGGGCCAGGCCACCGGCACGCTCTACCCGGCCGACGAGTGGGGCGCGCAGACCGCGTACAACACCACGTTCGGGCAGGCCGTGACCACGACCGTCCCCGAGCTGATGGGCGCGTACGCCGCCATCGCGAACGACGGCACGCGCATGCCGCTGTCGCTGGTCGAATCGTGCACCAAGCCCGATGGGACGGTCGTCACCCCCGACCTGCCCGATCCCGTGCAGGTCATCAGCCCCGAGAGCTCGAAGCAGATGCGCGAGATGCTCGAGAACGTCGCCACCCAGGCCAACTACGGCCAGGAGATCGGCGTGCCGGGCTACCGCATCGCGGTCAAGACGGGCACCGGTGAGAAGTCCGACGGCAAGGGCGGCTACAAGGCCGGCCTCTACTTCACGACCATGATCGGCTTCGTCCCCGCCGACGACCCGCAGTACCTCGTCGCCGTCACCCTCGATGAGCCCACTGTTGTAAGGTCGTCTACGGCCAACGCCTCCGCGTTCCAGAAGGCGATCACGCAGGTCGTGAAGACCTATCGCGTGATGCCGGCGACGTCGGAGGGTCCCCAGCTCCCCGCGTTCGGGTGA
- the mraY gene encoding phospho-N-acetylmuramoyl-pentapeptide-transferase, with protein sequence MRSLLTAAAISLAFTLFLTPVFVRLFRTWGWGQVIRTPEDIRNPSHGEKRGTPTMGGTIFIAGTLVGYLVGSFTGNNPPTISGWLVVWMMVGFGTVGFIDDFMKVHRQRSLGLSGWPKVVGQIIVTIPFAVVALNFPNMMGYTPASPYISLFRDISVLSLMALGPILGWLLYLAWVSFIGVAWSNSTNVTDGLDGLAAGAGIFVTGAYSLIAFWQFNQVCTGERTNTTLQACYAVRDPFDLAIVAAAFSASLVGFLWWNAPKAKVFMGDVGSMAIGGVIASMSILTHTELLGVLVAGVYIIGPGSVVLQRTYFRLTRGKRLFLMSPFHHHLEMRGWPEITIVVRMWIIAGMLAVTGVGLFYVEWLART encoded by the coding sequence GTGAGATCACTTCTGACGGCAGCGGCGATCTCCCTGGCCTTCACCCTCTTCCTCACTCCGGTCTTCGTGCGGCTCTTCCGCACCTGGGGCTGGGGTCAGGTGATCCGCACGCCGGAGGACATCCGCAACCCCTCGCACGGCGAGAAGCGCGGCACGCCCACCATGGGCGGCACGATCTTCATCGCGGGAACCCTGGTGGGCTATCTCGTGGGCAGCTTCACCGGCAACAACCCGCCGACCATCTCCGGATGGCTGGTCGTGTGGATGATGGTCGGCTTCGGCACGGTGGGCTTCATCGACGACTTCATGAAGGTGCACCGCCAGCGCAGCCTCGGACTGTCGGGCTGGCCCAAGGTCGTCGGGCAGATCATCGTCACCATCCCGTTCGCGGTGGTCGCGCTGAACTTCCCGAACATGATGGGCTACACGCCCGCCTCTCCCTACATCTCGCTCTTCCGCGACATCTCGGTGCTGTCGCTCATGGCGCTCGGTCCCATCCTCGGCTGGCTGCTCTACCTCGCGTGGGTGTCGTTCATCGGGGTGGCCTGGTCCAACAGCACCAACGTCACCGACGGCCTCGACGGACTGGCCGCGGGAGCGGGCATCTTCGTCACCGGCGCCTACAGCCTCATCGCCTTCTGGCAGTTCAACCAGGTCTGCACCGGCGAGCGCACGAACACCACTCTGCAGGCCTGCTACGCGGTCCGGGACCCGTTCGACCTCGCGATCGTCGCGGCCGCCTTCTCGGCCTCGCTGGTCGGATTCCTCTGGTGGAACGCGCCGAAGGCGAAGGTCTTCATGGGCGACGTCGGCTCGATGGCGATCGGCGGCGTGATCGCGTCGATGTCGATCCTCACGCACACCGAGCTGCTCGGCGTGCTGGTCGCCGGCGTCTACATCATCGGACCCGGCTCGGTGGTGCTGCAGCGCACCTACTTCCGCCTCACGCGCGGCAAGAGGCTGTTCCTCATGAGTCCGTTCCACCACCACCTCGAGATGCGCGGGTGGCCGGAGATCACGATCGTCGTGCGCATGTGGATCATCGCCGGGATGCTGGCGGTCACCGGTGTCGGCCTGTTCTACGTCGAATGGCTCGCGCGCACATGA
- the murD gene encoding UDP-N-acetylmuramoyl-L-alanine--D-glutamate ligase produces MSTPASDASRLDTLTSWHADWAGLRVAVLGLSVTGFSVADTLTELGADVLVVSESASDEYSGLLPVIGARLWTGSLDTVPDDLRAFAPEVVVASPGFSPQHPLIAWTRAEGIALWGDIELAWRVRDKVVRADGSSAPWVLITGTNGKTTTTRLAASMMVAAGLRAAPVGNIGVPVLDAVRDPQGFDVLVVELSSHQLWYLSLQTGPEPLSPEASVCLNLADDHLEWHGSFEAYRDAKAGVYTNTRTACIYNKADAATRIMVEEAEVIEGARAVGFDLGIPGPSDLGVVDGILVDRAFLEERHTSALELTTVEDLAARGLGAPHIVANVLAASALARAVGVSPAAIRTALDDFRLDPHRIEVVAVAGGITWVDDSKATNPHAAASSLAAYPGAVWLVGGLLKGVDIADLVAGRGARAKAAVVLGADRAEVLAAFARHAPSVPVFEVDGTETGTIMARAVELAAGIARDGDVVLLAPAAASFDQFSSYADRGRRFADAVKQWIERAADGRHDADPDSTPGSSP; encoded by the coding sequence ATGAGCACCCCCGCATCCGATGCGAGCCGCCTGGACACCCTGACCAGCTGGCACGCGGACTGGGCGGGACTGCGCGTCGCCGTCCTCGGTCTCTCGGTCACCGGGTTCTCGGTGGCCGACACCCTCACCGAGCTCGGCGCCGACGTGCTGGTCGTGTCGGAGTCCGCGTCCGATGAGTACTCCGGCCTCCTGCCGGTCATCGGCGCGCGCCTGTGGACCGGGTCGCTCGACACGGTGCCCGACGACCTGCGGGCGTTCGCCCCCGAGGTCGTCGTGGCCTCCCCGGGGTTCTCGCCGCAGCATCCGCTCATCGCGTGGACGCGTGCCGAGGGCATCGCGCTCTGGGGTGACATCGAGCTCGCGTGGCGGGTGCGGGACAAGGTCGTGCGCGCCGACGGCTCGAGCGCGCCGTGGGTGCTCATCACCGGCACGAACGGCAAGACCACCACGACGCGCCTGGCGGCCTCGATGATGGTCGCGGCCGGCCTGCGCGCCGCGCCGGTGGGCAACATCGGAGTGCCCGTGCTCGATGCCGTCCGCGATCCGCAGGGGTTCGACGTGCTCGTCGTCGAGCTGTCGAGCCATCAGCTCTGGTACCTGTCGCTGCAGACCGGGCCCGAGCCGCTGTCGCCCGAGGCCAGCGTCTGCCTCAACCTCGCCGACGACCACCTCGAATGGCACGGCTCCTTCGAGGCGTACCGGGATGCCAAGGCCGGCGTCTACACGAACACCCGCACCGCCTGCATCTACAACAAGGCCGACGCCGCCACGCGGATCATGGTGGAGGAGGCCGAGGTGATCGAGGGCGCCCGCGCCGTCGGGTTCGACCTCGGCATCCCCGGACCGAGCGACCTCGGGGTCGTCGACGGGATCCTCGTGGACCGCGCCTTCCTCGAGGAGCGCCACACGAGCGCCCTCGAGCTGACCACGGTCGAGGACCTCGCCGCACGCGGGCTCGGCGCTCCGCACATCGTGGCCAACGTGCTCGCGGCGAGCGCGCTGGCGCGGGCGGTGGGCGTCAGCCCGGCGGCGATCCGCACGGCGCTGGATGACTTCCGGCTCGACCCGCACCGCATCGAGGTCGTCGCCGTCGCCGGCGGCATCACCTGGGTCGACGACTCCAAGGCCACGAACCCCCACGCTGCGGCCTCGTCGCTCGCCGCGTATCCGGGCGCCGTGTGGCTCGTGGGCGGTCTGCTGAAGGGCGTCGACATCGCCGATCTCGTCGCCGGACGGGGAGCGCGCGCGAAGGCGGCCGTCGTCCTCGGCGCCGATCGCGCCGAGGTGCTCGCGGCGTTCGCGCGACACGCGCCCTCGGTGCCGGTCTTCGAGGTGGACGGCACAGAGACTGGGACCATCATGGCGCGGGCCGTCGAACTGGCTGCCGGAATCGCCCGTGACGGGGATGTCGTCCTGCTGGCCCCCGCCGCGGCATCCTTCGATCAGTTCTCGTCCTACGCCGACCGTGGACGGCGATTCGCCGACGCGGTGAAGCAGTGGATCGAGAGGGCAGCCGATGGCCGGCACGACGCAGACCCGGACTCGACCCCCGGCTCTTCCCCCTGA
- a CDS encoding GntR family transcriptional regulator has protein sequence MTDTADVSGLRIDPASPLPPYEQLRIGVVDAVGAGRLVAGARLPAVRRLAEDLGVAPGTVARAYKELEAAGFVQTLGRNGTVISPQGDPARQQAQRAAAAFAGEMRSLRIGDDDARALVDAALRGGATDLGRPRA, from the coding sequence GTGACCGACACCGCCGACGTCTCCGGACTGCGCATCGATCCTGCGTCGCCCCTCCCGCCGTACGAACAGCTGCGGATCGGCGTCGTCGACGCCGTCGGCGCGGGTCGGCTGGTGGCCGGCGCGCGTCTGCCGGCCGTGCGCCGCCTCGCCGAAGACCTCGGCGTCGCCCCCGGAACCGTCGCCCGCGCCTACAAGGAGCTGGAGGCGGCGGGCTTCGTGCAGACGCTCGGTCGCAACGGCACCGTCATCTCGCCCCAGGGCGACCCCGCGAGGCAGCAGGCGCAACGGGCGGCGGCGGCCTTCGCCGGGGAGATGCGATCGCTGCGCATCGGCGACGACGACGCGCGCGCGCTCGTCGATGCGGCCCTCCGGGGCGGCGCGACGGATCTCGGCCGGCCGCGGGCCTGA